Proteins encoded within one genomic window of Aphelocoma coerulescens isolate FSJ_1873_10779 chromosome 9, UR_Acoe_1.0, whole genome shotgun sequence:
- the CAMK2N2 gene encoding calcium/calmodulin-dependent protein kinase II inhibitor 2 → MSQVLPYGEDKVGRYGAEPEAGELPFSCRLQDTNAFFGGNQGKRPPKLGQIGRAKRVVIEDDRIDEVLKGMTEKSPPGV, encoded by the exons ATGTCGCAGGTGCTGCCCTACGGCGAGGACAAGGTGGGCCGCTACGGCGCCGAGCCCGAGGCGGGGGAGCTGCCCTTCAGCTGCCGCCTGCAGGACACCAACGCCTTCTTCGGGGGCAACCAGGGCAAGCGGCCCCCCAAGCTGGGACAGATCGGCCGCGCCAAGAGAG TGGTGATCGAGGATGACCGGATAGACGAGGTGCTCAAGGGCATGACGGAGAAGTCGCCGCCGGGGGTGTAA
- the LOC138114923 gene encoding mitochondrial ubiquitin ligase activator of nfkb 1-A-like — protein MQGHPSLRNKGSGMSPSCVTRPHSPHNMLTLQALPPKPATMDKPITPGELLCLGSSLAFSGLFYYLYRRKARVVARIQEAPKLQVDDDLPALVSAAEGRCLPYVALEGIVLPAQAALTSHYHEGLQGVIQKLLLKEHRLIWNSLAQSWSESERVLSEQIYTVPFLLASPGPEAVTQVSVDSPLQAVCLPLEMVYERFQQPTHGFRDLLGQYLLGEKPKGILETEEMLRVGAGLTGIGELSLHPDGSLHLQPPARGGEFFLCLGDWQTVLSELESASGLWKGAALLCAAAGLAVLLHALCRAYRRSRPRQQQDKELDGEEAGDRAPEDSCVVCLSRPRECVLLGCGHICCCFRCFQALPTRLCPICRGPIDRVVPLYQA, from the exons atgcagggacacCCCTCCCTTCGGAACAAGGGCAGTGGGATGTCCCCATCATGTGTGACACGGCCCCATTCCCCACACAACATGCTCACCTTGCAGGCGTTGCCGCCCAAGCCTGCCACCATGGATAAACCCATCACTCCGGGGGAGCTGCTGTGTCTGGGCTCCAGCCTTGCCTTCTCTGGCCTCTTCTACTACCTGTATAGGAGGAAAGCCAGAGTCGTGGCACGCATACAG GAGGCCCCAAAGCTCCAGGTCGATGATGATTTGCCAGCCCTGGTGTCTGCAGCTGAGGGGAGGTGCCTGCCTTATGTTGCCCTGGAAG GCAtagtgctgccagcccaggctgCACTGACCAGCCACTACCATGAGGGGCTGCAGGGCGTGATCCAGAAACTGCTGCTGAAGGAGCATCGGCTGATCTGGAACAGCTTGGCCCAAAGCTG GAGTGAGAGCGAGCGGGTGCTCTCAGAGCAGATCTACACGGTCCCCTTCCTGCTGGCCTCACCAGGCCCTGAGGCAGTGACACAGGTGAGTGTGGACAGCCCACTCCAAGCCGTCTGCCTGCCCCTGGAGATGGTGTACGAGCGGTTTCAGCAGCCAACCCACGGCTTCCGTGACCTGCTGGGCCAGTACCTGCTCGGGGAGAAGCCCAAGGGCATCCTGGAGACGGAGGAGATGCTGCGGGTCGGGGCTGGGCTGACGGGCATCGGAGAGCTGTCCCTGCACCCCGACGGCTCCCTGCACCTCCAGCCACCGGCCCGGGGAGGCGAGTTTTTCCTGTGCCTGGGGGACTGGCAGACGGTGCTGTCGGAGCTGGAGTCGGCCAGCGGGCTCTGGAAGGGGGCAGCGTTGCTGTGCGCGGCCGCGGGGCTGGCCGTCCTCCTGCACGCCCTGTGCCGCGCCtaccgccgctcccgccccaggcagcagcaggacaaggagCTGGATGGGGAGGAGGCCGGGGACCGGGCACCCGAGGACTCCTGCGTGGTCTGCCTGTCACGGCCCCGCGAGTGcgtcctcctgggctgcggccacatctgctgctgcttccgCTGCTTCCAGGCCTTGCCTACCCGCCTCTGCCCCATCTGCCGGGGGCCCATTGACCGCGTGGTGCCCCTCTACCAGGCCTGA
- the ECE2 gene encoding endothelin-converting enzyme 2 isoform X2, protein MARMNVALQELGHAMPNYKRATLQDEEGPEPAGDGSASPDSVEVGFRKGPGTLLSRLASRSQLELVLCAVAVSLALLLSVAVVTLAIQYRRDPSHSTCLTDACVRVASKILEALDTEMDPCQDFYQYSCGGWIKRNPLPNGRSKWSTFNSIWDQNQAIMKHLLENATFNSSSEAERKTQRYYLSCLKEQRIEELGSQPLMELIDKIGGWNITGSWNQTSFMEVLKSVSGTYRATPFFTVYVGADSKSSNSNIIQVDQSGLFLPSRDYYLNKTANEKVLAAYLDYMVELGTLLGGTPEPTRLQMQQVLDFETQLANITVPQAERRDDEKIYHKMSIAELQLLAPAIDWLDYLSYALAPLELADTEPVVVYGDTYLQQVSDLINDTDRSILNNYLIWNLVQKTASSLDQRFETAQERLLETLYGTRKSCTPRWQTCISNTDDTLGFALGSLFVKATFDRDSKAIAEEMISEIRAAFEVSLDQLDWMDEKTRQAAKEKADAIYDMIGFPDFILDNKELDDVYDGYEVSEDSFFQNMLNFYNFSAKVMADQLRKPPNRDQWSMTPQTVNAYYLPTKNGIVFPAGILQAPFYARNHPKALNFGGIGVVMGHELTHAFDDQGREYDKEGNLRPWWQNSSLEAFKNRTACMTEQYGHYTVHSEKVNGRQTLGENIADNGGLKAAYNAYKSWLQKNGEEKHLPALGLTNHQLFFVGFAQVWCSVRTPESSHEGLVTDPHSPDKYRVIGTLSNSRDFVEHFGCPLGSPMNPGKHCEVW, encoded by the exons ATGGCCAGGATGAACGTGGCCCTACAGGAGCTTGGACACGCC ATGCCCAACTACAAGCGCGCCACGCTGCAGGACGAGGAGGGGCCGGAGCCAGCGGGAGATGGCAGCGCCTCTCCCGACAGCGTGGAG gtgGGATTTCGGAAGGGGCCGGGGACGCTGCTGAGCCGCCTGGCCTCACGCAGCCAGCTGGAgctggtgctctgcgccgtcgccgtctccctggccctgctgctcagCGTCGCCGTCGTCACTCTGGCCATTCAGTACCGCAGAG ATCCCTCTCACAGCACGTGCCTGACGGATGCCTGTGTCCGGGTGGCCAGCAAGATCCTGGAGGCCCTGGATACAGAGATGGACCCATGCCAGGACTTCTACCAGTACTCGTGCGGGGGCTGGATTAAGAGGAACCCGCTGCCCAACGGGCGCTCCAAGTGGAGCACCTTCAACAGCATCTGGGACCAGAATCAGGCCATCATGAAGCATCTCCTAG AAAACGCCACCTTCAACTCCAGCAGCGAGGCAGAGCGGAAGACCCAGCGGTACTACCTGTCCTGCCTCAAGGAGCAGAGGATAGAGGAGCTGGGCTCCCAGCCCCTTATGGAGCTCATCGACAAG ATTGGGGGATGGAACATCACTGGCTCCTGGAACCAAACCAGCTTCATGGAGGTACTCAAGAGCGTGTCAGGCACATACCGGGCAACCCCCTTCTTCACGGTGTATGTGGGTGCAGACTCCAAGAGCTCCAACAGCAACATCATCCAG GTGGACCAgtcggggcttttcctcccatcCCGGGATTACTATCTGAACAAGACTGCCAACGAGAAG GTTCTGGCAGCGTACCTGGACTACATGGTGGAGCTGGGCACGCTGCTGGGGGGCACCCCGGAGCCCACCCGCCTCCAGATGCAGCAGGTGCTGGACTTTGAAACCCAGCTGGCCAACATCACCGTGCCCCAGGCTGAGCGGCGGGATGACGAGAAGATCTACCACAAGATGAGCATCGCCGAGCTGCAG cTGCTGGCCCCTGCCATTGACTGGCTGGATTACCTGTCCTATGCCCTGGCCCCACTGGAGCTGGCAGACACGGAGCCTGTGGTGGTGTATGGGGACACTTACCTCCAGCAGGTCTCTGACCTCATCAATGACACTGACAGGAG CATCCTGAACAACTACCTGATCTGGAACCTGGTGCAGAAGACGGCCTCCAGCCTGGACCAGCGCTTCGAGACAGCCCAGGAGAGGCTGCTGGAGACACTCTATGGCACCAGGAAG TCCTGCACGCCCCGCTGGCAAACCTGCATCTCCAACACGGATGACACACTGGGCTTTGCGCTGGGCTCCCTCTTCGTCAAAGCCACCTTTGACCGGGACAGCAAGGCCATC gctGAGGAGATGATCAGCGAGATCCGTGCAGCCTTCGAGGTGTCCCTGGACCAGCTGGACTGGATGGATGAGAAGACcaggcaggctgcaaaggaGAAG GCGGATGCCATCTACGACATGATTGGCTTCCCTGACTTCATTCTGGACAACAAGGAGCTGGACGATGTCTATGATGGG TACGAGGTCTCTGAGGACTCCTTCTTCCAAAATATGCTCAACTTCTACAACTTCTCTGCCAAAGTGATGGCTGACCAGCTCCGGAAACCCCCCAACCGCGACCA GTGGAGCATGACCCCACAGACTGTCAATGCCTATTACCTGCCCACCAAGAACGGGATCGTCTttcctgctgggatcctccaggCTCCCTTCTACGCCCGCAACCACCCCAA AGCCCTTAATTTTGGTGGCATCGGCGTGGTGATGGGGCATGAGCTGACCCATGCATTTGATGACCAAG GACGGGAGTACGACAAAGAGGGAAACCTGCGGCCATGGTGGCAGAACTCCTCCCTGGAGGCCTTCAAGAACCGGACGGCGTGCATGACAGAGCAGTACGGCCACTACACCGTCCACAGCGAGAAGGTCAACGGGCGGCAGACACTGGGCGAGAACATCGCCGACAACGGCGGGCTCAAGGCAGCCTACAAC GCTTACAAGTCCTGGCTGCAGAAGAACGGGGAGGAGAAgcacctgccagccctggggctcaCCAACCACCAGCTCTTCTTCGTGGGCTTTGCGCAG GTGTGGTGCTCCGTCCGGACGCCCGAGAGCTCCCACGAAGGGCTGGTGACCGACCCCCACAGCCCCGACAAGTACCGTGTCATCGGCACCCTCAGCAACTCCCGGGACTTTGTCGAACACTTCGGCTGCCCCCTGGGCTCCCCCATGAACCCCGGCAAGCACTGTGAGGTGTGGTAG
- the ECE2 gene encoding endothelin-converting enzyme 2 isoform X3: MARMNVALQELGHAMPNYKRATLQDEEGPEPAGDGSASPDSVEVGFRKGPGTLLSRLASRSQLELVLCAVAVSLALLLSVAVVTLAIQYRRDPSHSTCLTDACVRVASKILEALDTEMDPCQDFYQYSCGGWIKRNPLPNGRSKWSTFNSIWDQNQAIMKHLLENATFNSSSEAERKTQRYYLSCLKEQRIEELGSQPLMELIDKIGGWNITGSWNQTSFMEVLKSVSGTYRATPFFTVYVGADSKSSNSNIIQVDQSGLFLPSRDYYLNKTANEKVLAAYLDYMVELGTLLGGTPEPTRLQMQQVLDFETQLANITVPQAERRDDEKIYHKMSIAELQLLAPAIDWLDYLSYALAPLELADTEPVVVYGDTYLQQVSDLINDTDRSILNNYLIWNLVQKTASSLDQRFETAQERLLETLYGTRKSCTPRWQTCISNTDDTLGFALGSLFVKATFDRDSKAIAEEMISEIRAAFEVSLDQLDWMDEKTRQAAKEKADAIYDMIGFPDFILDNKELDDVYDGYEVSEDSFFQNMLNFYNFSAKVMADQLRKPPNRDQALNFGGIGVVMGHELTHAFDDQGREYDKEGNLRPWWQNSSLEAFKNRTACMTEQYGHYTVHSEKVNGRQTLGENIADNGGLKAAYNVSAAIRRGHGPPCLSVPPRRFRPALPQAYKSWLQKNGEEKHLPALGLTNHQLFFVGFAQVWCSVRTPESSHEGLVTDPHSPDKYRVIGTLSNSRDFVEHFGCPLGSPMNPGKHCEVW; encoded by the exons ATGGCCAGGATGAACGTGGCCCTACAGGAGCTTGGACACGCC ATGCCCAACTACAAGCGCGCCACGCTGCAGGACGAGGAGGGGCCGGAGCCAGCGGGAGATGGCAGCGCCTCTCCCGACAGCGTGGAG gtgGGATTTCGGAAGGGGCCGGGGACGCTGCTGAGCCGCCTGGCCTCACGCAGCCAGCTGGAgctggtgctctgcgccgtcgccgtctccctggccctgctgctcagCGTCGCCGTCGTCACTCTGGCCATTCAGTACCGCAGAG ATCCCTCTCACAGCACGTGCCTGACGGATGCCTGTGTCCGGGTGGCCAGCAAGATCCTGGAGGCCCTGGATACAGAGATGGACCCATGCCAGGACTTCTACCAGTACTCGTGCGGGGGCTGGATTAAGAGGAACCCGCTGCCCAACGGGCGCTCCAAGTGGAGCACCTTCAACAGCATCTGGGACCAGAATCAGGCCATCATGAAGCATCTCCTAG AAAACGCCACCTTCAACTCCAGCAGCGAGGCAGAGCGGAAGACCCAGCGGTACTACCTGTCCTGCCTCAAGGAGCAGAGGATAGAGGAGCTGGGCTCCCAGCCCCTTATGGAGCTCATCGACAAG ATTGGGGGATGGAACATCACTGGCTCCTGGAACCAAACCAGCTTCATGGAGGTACTCAAGAGCGTGTCAGGCACATACCGGGCAACCCCCTTCTTCACGGTGTATGTGGGTGCAGACTCCAAGAGCTCCAACAGCAACATCATCCAG GTGGACCAgtcggggcttttcctcccatcCCGGGATTACTATCTGAACAAGACTGCCAACGAGAAG GTTCTGGCAGCGTACCTGGACTACATGGTGGAGCTGGGCACGCTGCTGGGGGGCACCCCGGAGCCCACCCGCCTCCAGATGCAGCAGGTGCTGGACTTTGAAACCCAGCTGGCCAACATCACCGTGCCCCAGGCTGAGCGGCGGGATGACGAGAAGATCTACCACAAGATGAGCATCGCCGAGCTGCAG cTGCTGGCCCCTGCCATTGACTGGCTGGATTACCTGTCCTATGCCCTGGCCCCACTGGAGCTGGCAGACACGGAGCCTGTGGTGGTGTATGGGGACACTTACCTCCAGCAGGTCTCTGACCTCATCAATGACACTGACAGGAG CATCCTGAACAACTACCTGATCTGGAACCTGGTGCAGAAGACGGCCTCCAGCCTGGACCAGCGCTTCGAGACAGCCCAGGAGAGGCTGCTGGAGACACTCTATGGCACCAGGAAG TCCTGCACGCCCCGCTGGCAAACCTGCATCTCCAACACGGATGACACACTGGGCTTTGCGCTGGGCTCCCTCTTCGTCAAAGCCACCTTTGACCGGGACAGCAAGGCCATC gctGAGGAGATGATCAGCGAGATCCGTGCAGCCTTCGAGGTGTCCCTGGACCAGCTGGACTGGATGGATGAGAAGACcaggcaggctgcaaaggaGAAG GCGGATGCCATCTACGACATGATTGGCTTCCCTGACTTCATTCTGGACAACAAGGAGCTGGACGATGTCTATGATGGG TACGAGGTCTCTGAGGACTCCTTCTTCCAAAATATGCTCAACTTCTACAACTTCTCTGCCAAAGTGATGGCTGACCAGCTCCGGAAACCCCCCAACCGCGACCA AGCCCTTAATTTTGGTGGCATCGGCGTGGTGATGGGGCATGAGCTGACCCATGCATTTGATGACCAAG GACGGGAGTACGACAAAGAGGGAAACCTGCGGCCATGGTGGCAGAACTCCTCCCTGGAGGCCTTCAAGAACCGGACGGCGTGCATGACAGAGCAGTACGGCCACTACACCGTCCACAGCGAGAAGGTCAACGGGCGGCAGACACTGGGCGAGAACATCGCCGACAACGGCGGGCTCAAGGCAGCCTACAACGTGAGTGCCGCCATCCGGAGGGGACACGGACCCCCGTGCCTGTCTGTCCCTCCCCGGCGCTTCAGGCCAGCTCTCCCACAGGCTTACAAGTCCTGGCTGCAGAAGAACGGGGAGGAGAAgcacctgccagccctggggctcaCCAACCACCAGCTCTTCTTCGTGGGCTTTGCGCAG GTGTGGTGCTCCGTCCGGACGCCCGAGAGCTCCCACGAAGGGCTGGTGACCGACCCCCACAGCCCCGACAAGTACCGTGTCATCGGCACCCTCAGCAACTCCCGGGACTTTGTCGAACACTTCGGCTGCCCCCTGGGCTCCCCCATGAACCCCGGCAAGCACTGTGAGGTGTGGTAG
- the ECE2 gene encoding endothelin-converting enzyme 2 isoform X1 — protein MARMNVALQELGHAMPNYKRATLQDEEGPEPAGDGSASPDSVEVGFRKGPGTLLSRLASRSQLELVLCAVAVSLALLLSVAVVTLAIQYRRDPSHSTCLTDACVRVASKILEALDTEMDPCQDFYQYSCGGWIKRNPLPNGRSKWSTFNSIWDQNQAIMKHLLENATFNSSSEAERKTQRYYLSCLKEQRIEELGSQPLMELIDKIGGWNITGSWNQTSFMEVLKSVSGTYRATPFFTVYVGADSKSSNSNIIQVDQSGLFLPSRDYYLNKTANEKVLAAYLDYMVELGTLLGGTPEPTRLQMQQVLDFETQLANITVPQAERRDDEKIYHKMSIAELQLLAPAIDWLDYLSYALAPLELADTEPVVVYGDTYLQQVSDLINDTDRSILNNYLIWNLVQKTASSLDQRFETAQERLLETLYGTRKSCTPRWQTCISNTDDTLGFALGSLFVKATFDRDSKAIAEEMISEIRAAFEVSLDQLDWMDEKTRQAAKEKADAIYDMIGFPDFILDNKELDDVYDGYEVSEDSFFQNMLNFYNFSAKVMADQLRKPPNRDQWSMTPQTVNAYYLPTKNGIVFPAGILQAPFYARNHPKALNFGGIGVVMGHELTHAFDDQGREYDKEGNLRPWWQNSSLEAFKNRTACMTEQYGHYTVHSEKVNGRQTLGENIADNGGLKAAYNVSAAIRRGHGPPCLSVPPRRFRPALPQAYKSWLQKNGEEKHLPALGLTNHQLFFVGFAQVWCSVRTPESSHEGLVTDPHSPDKYRVIGTLSNSRDFVEHFGCPLGSPMNPGKHCEVW, from the exons ATGGCCAGGATGAACGTGGCCCTACAGGAGCTTGGACACGCC ATGCCCAACTACAAGCGCGCCACGCTGCAGGACGAGGAGGGGCCGGAGCCAGCGGGAGATGGCAGCGCCTCTCCCGACAGCGTGGAG gtgGGATTTCGGAAGGGGCCGGGGACGCTGCTGAGCCGCCTGGCCTCACGCAGCCAGCTGGAgctggtgctctgcgccgtcgccgtctccctggccctgctgctcagCGTCGCCGTCGTCACTCTGGCCATTCAGTACCGCAGAG ATCCCTCTCACAGCACGTGCCTGACGGATGCCTGTGTCCGGGTGGCCAGCAAGATCCTGGAGGCCCTGGATACAGAGATGGACCCATGCCAGGACTTCTACCAGTACTCGTGCGGGGGCTGGATTAAGAGGAACCCGCTGCCCAACGGGCGCTCCAAGTGGAGCACCTTCAACAGCATCTGGGACCAGAATCAGGCCATCATGAAGCATCTCCTAG AAAACGCCACCTTCAACTCCAGCAGCGAGGCAGAGCGGAAGACCCAGCGGTACTACCTGTCCTGCCTCAAGGAGCAGAGGATAGAGGAGCTGGGCTCCCAGCCCCTTATGGAGCTCATCGACAAG ATTGGGGGATGGAACATCACTGGCTCCTGGAACCAAACCAGCTTCATGGAGGTACTCAAGAGCGTGTCAGGCACATACCGGGCAACCCCCTTCTTCACGGTGTATGTGGGTGCAGACTCCAAGAGCTCCAACAGCAACATCATCCAG GTGGACCAgtcggggcttttcctcccatcCCGGGATTACTATCTGAACAAGACTGCCAACGAGAAG GTTCTGGCAGCGTACCTGGACTACATGGTGGAGCTGGGCACGCTGCTGGGGGGCACCCCGGAGCCCACCCGCCTCCAGATGCAGCAGGTGCTGGACTTTGAAACCCAGCTGGCCAACATCACCGTGCCCCAGGCTGAGCGGCGGGATGACGAGAAGATCTACCACAAGATGAGCATCGCCGAGCTGCAG cTGCTGGCCCCTGCCATTGACTGGCTGGATTACCTGTCCTATGCCCTGGCCCCACTGGAGCTGGCAGACACGGAGCCTGTGGTGGTGTATGGGGACACTTACCTCCAGCAGGTCTCTGACCTCATCAATGACACTGACAGGAG CATCCTGAACAACTACCTGATCTGGAACCTGGTGCAGAAGACGGCCTCCAGCCTGGACCAGCGCTTCGAGACAGCCCAGGAGAGGCTGCTGGAGACACTCTATGGCACCAGGAAG TCCTGCACGCCCCGCTGGCAAACCTGCATCTCCAACACGGATGACACACTGGGCTTTGCGCTGGGCTCCCTCTTCGTCAAAGCCACCTTTGACCGGGACAGCAAGGCCATC gctGAGGAGATGATCAGCGAGATCCGTGCAGCCTTCGAGGTGTCCCTGGACCAGCTGGACTGGATGGATGAGAAGACcaggcaggctgcaaaggaGAAG GCGGATGCCATCTACGACATGATTGGCTTCCCTGACTTCATTCTGGACAACAAGGAGCTGGACGATGTCTATGATGGG TACGAGGTCTCTGAGGACTCCTTCTTCCAAAATATGCTCAACTTCTACAACTTCTCTGCCAAAGTGATGGCTGACCAGCTCCGGAAACCCCCCAACCGCGACCA GTGGAGCATGACCCCACAGACTGTCAATGCCTATTACCTGCCCACCAAGAACGGGATCGTCTttcctgctgggatcctccaggCTCCCTTCTACGCCCGCAACCACCCCAA AGCCCTTAATTTTGGTGGCATCGGCGTGGTGATGGGGCATGAGCTGACCCATGCATTTGATGACCAAG GACGGGAGTACGACAAAGAGGGAAACCTGCGGCCATGGTGGCAGAACTCCTCCCTGGAGGCCTTCAAGAACCGGACGGCGTGCATGACAGAGCAGTACGGCCACTACACCGTCCACAGCGAGAAGGTCAACGGGCGGCAGACACTGGGCGAGAACATCGCCGACAACGGCGGGCTCAAGGCAGCCTACAACGTGAGTGCCGCCATCCGGAGGGGACACGGACCCCCGTGCCTGTCTGTCCCTCCCCGGCGCTTCAGGCCAGCTCTCCCACAGGCTTACAAGTCCTGGCTGCAGAAGAACGGGGAGGAGAAgcacctgccagccctggggctcaCCAACCACCAGCTCTTCTTCGTGGGCTTTGCGCAG GTGTGGTGCTCCGTCCGGACGCCCGAGAGCTCCCACGAAGGGCTGGTGACCGACCCCCACAGCCCCGACAAGTACCGTGTCATCGGCACCCTCAGCAACTCCCGGGACTTTGTCGAACACTTCGGCTGCCCCCTGGGCTCCCCCATGAACCCCGGCAAGCACTGTGAGGTGTGGTAG